The sequence CGCGACTTGAGGCACACTTTGGAGGAGAATGGAGGTGGACAGCGCTGACGGAGGGTGGCCGGAGGGGTTGCCTGAGGTAGTTGCaggggagagagaagagagaggagaatgggagagagagaagaatgtTCTTGAAAGTGAGGGGAGAGGGCTGCGCATTTTGAATTTAGATTaggtttaccgtcggatttaccggtggataaatccgatggtaatgCATTGCGTATAACTAAAACATAGCATTCCATTAATTGAGTTTTACCGGTCCGCTGGTGATTTCAATGGTAATGCTCGCGTCAATTTTTTCCCTCTAAATATTACTGGCGGATTTACCGTCAGAAAATCTAAATCGACGATAACTTTTTTACCCACGAATTTATTGTCATATTCGTCGATAAATCCGTTGATAAACCCACTGCTAATATCCGACGCTAATTCCAACTGTATtcagcgtttttcttgtagtgaaggaTAGAACACTAGCAACAATGCGATGATAAACACAAAACCAAATTGGAGCATGCTTTGGAAGCTCAAAATTCACCCAAGTGTCTTGAATTTTGTGTGGAGATTGATGAGGAATTCCCTCCCAACAAAACTGAATTTGCAAAGAAGAGGTGTGAATTGCCTAGCCCTTTGTCCAAGATGTTTTCGAAGAGAAGAATCAGATATGCACTTGTTTAGGGACTGATTTCATTCAAAGATTTTGGGTTTTGACTCCTTTTACCTTAAGGCCAAAGACTGAAAATGGGGTAAGTCTCCAAACCTAGGTGGAAAATATGCTGAAAAGTCTAGATAGAAAACAAAGAGAATTGTTTTATACTTGTTTGTATGCTATTTGGAAATCCAGGAATGCTCTGGTTTTTGAAGATAAAAGGATTGATGTGTTATAAATGATAGAGCTAGCTGAGAAAAGCTCCAAGGAATTCTGCGTAGCAAACACAACCGAGATTGCTGTTGGTCTGAGCATTTCAAATGAAGTTTCGGAGTGCCAAAAGTCATGGTCACCACCTCTTCTAAACCAAATTAAGGTGAATACAAATACTGTGTTGGTAGTGAATCAGGTGGCTGGTGCGGGTGCAGTAGAGAAGGACTCGGATGGGAATATTCTTGCTGCAGCGACCTGGAAGTTAGCTTTGGAGGTGGAATCTCAAATAGCTGAAACTCAAGCTTGTGTTTTGGGTTTGAAATTAGCTAAATATTGTTGTTTTTTGGATATTGTTCTTGAAAGTGATAATGCTGAGGTGATACTAGCTCTCAAGAATAGGAAGGTGGGAGATGACTATTTTGGTTCTTTATAGCTGACTGTCTGACTTTGACACATAGTTTTAGATCAATTGTTTTTTTATATGTAAAGAGGGAAGGGTAATAGATTTGCACATGGCTTAGCTAACCTTGCTTTTATCAGTCCTGATTTGTTGTGGCTAGAAGAAGCTCCTGATCATATTTGTAACTTAGCATCATTGGATTGTCTTAGTCCTATGTTGCCTTAATCAGTAAAGATTTATTCTttcggaaaaaaaaaattaaatgtgaGTGCAAATAATTACCATTTATTTTTTAAGGTAcatgataaataaattttaaatcttagttaaacaaattaaaattagataaagaagactaaatgatatatatatatatatagagagagagaacgAAATTAAAACATAGGCTAAGATACAACAAAAAAAGGCTTTGCCGCTAGTAGTTACAGATGTACTAGATATACATTTATATGGCTATTGACATGTTTCAGTGAATCATCAAAGACTTTTGCCCCGAGAAATTCTTAGAAACTTGCTCTGTTATATTCATTATTTGATACTTGATTGTTTTATTTCTATATATTAAGACACTAAAAAAAATTGACCTTACATGTATGATGTATCAAATGGTGAATGTGAGAGAGCAAGAGAAGGAGCAAGCGATTCCTACTAATGTGCACTGAAATATGGAGTTATATTTCATATGTCATTCCAATCTTGAGAAGTCTCTTACGAGGAATTGCCATCAACTTGTCCCCTTGGCGGAAGTTCTTTCTCAAGAAGCTGTAAGCATAGTTGACAACTATCTTATTGAGAAAAGATGAATTTGGTTGAGCCACCACCTCTGCTTCGCCTAACATATACACCACACCCTTTTCCATTGCCTTGTCTATGAACTTGACCTCATCTTCAGCACCCTGGATGGGCGGATCAGAGAAAGTGGACGACTTGTTAGGTGCCACATGAACAATGGGATCCGAGGAGGCACGAGACACAATGCCTTGATTATTATTGTTTGGAATTATTCTGCTGGAAGAATTAGCAGACCTTACTTTAGTTCCTTCCTGCAATACTTGTGCTTCTGCTTCCTTGAGTGCCATCTGATCACTACTTTCTGCTACATCAGCCCCCTCAGTAAGCATAAAACTCTCTTGTTGAATGAAGGCCTTAAGATTTTGTATTAATTGGGATTCAAACTCGATAGGATCTTCAAGTCCATCCTTGTAACCGTGCCTCACCACACAACGGAACATTCGGTACTCTCTAGGCTCGACATGGCGAAATAGGAACCTCTCCTCCAAAGCAACTCGGCTGACAGGGATGGCCTTGATCGAAACAAAGACAAGGACTGAATGGATGGATGACACACTGGCAATAAGATGAGGGAATATTGGAGGAATCCCCTGAACAAGCTCAGAGTAGAGAAGCCCCATTCCCGGAACTCGGCTTATGTCTGGGTTGACGgccttaaatttatttatttacttacttGGATTGCTCGTACATTAAAGTGACCCAAGTCTGCAAACATGGCTTCAGATCCTATGATTATAAGAATTTTAATTAGAATTAAAGAACATTACAACTTAACTAACAATATTGATAAACAAGGCATATAGATGCAACTCACCTGTTATACATAGAAACACTCCACCAAGTGATAACCATCCTTGCTTACCGTTGCGTTTGAAGTAATCGACTATATATTTTGGATTAAAAGCCCGTAACACTCCAAGGTCATATTTGAATAAATTGTAGAGGCCGATCCCCCCAATGAATGCAAACCACACAAAGATAATTGGTGCAAACGAGAATCCCACTTTATCCGTACCGAATCGTTGCATCGAAAATAGGACAATTAAGATCACTATAGTGATCCCCACTACAGCTTCTGATTTAGAGGAAAAGAAAGATATATGTATATAAGTATTAATTGAAAGTTTGTAACAAATTTCAGTGAGTTTACAGGAAATAAATCTGTATCACTTAGAAGTAAATCGATAAAAACTcagttaattatttttatgtaaagttaataattaaatttttttgttaaataataatttaattaaatttatcaaattattttataattccCATTTTATTTGTAAGTTTAAACATGACTAAGGTTTAAGTACCTTGACCCAGTGACGTACTGATTCCACTTACGGCAGAAAGGACTGCATGTAAAATAATGAACAATTATGTTATATACATATCAAGGATCCATTCAATTCGAAGTTAGGAGAGGTTAAAAGCTAGAGAGAATTAAAAACCTGAAATTGAAGGAGTAAGAATCCCGTCTCCTATGACCATGGAAGTTCCTGTTATGGTTGCAAGCAAAAGAAGAATACGAGCAGTGTGACTGTTCTCAAGCATCTGCTTCAGTCTTTGGGCTCGTTTTAACTTGTTAGACGGTGTGTCCAGTTTATAGTTAGAAAGTTCTCTGTCTTCTGGTTGTTGATTTGGAACCAAACTAACCTTTAAGTGTCTGCATATCAGCGAATACAATGCAAATGCTCCACCTACACACACAAGATTTTTCTCCTTCAAATATACATACACATCTCACTTGAAATTAAATGCAAACAAAACAACAGACACTATGCGNNNNNNNNNNNNNNNNNNNNNNNNNNNNNNNNNNNNNNNNNNNNNNNNNNNNNNNNNNNNNNNNNNNNNNNNNNNNNNNNNNNNNNNNNNNNCCATATTAAGCAATGTGAGATTAGTGCGACAATTATAAGTTCCTTGATTTCATAATATTAATCGTGAGTTTAAATCATGTAGataacaaaattatttttccagagagaataaaaaattaaaaaatgataaTCAGGATTCAAGAGAGACCAAATATTTTGTTCGGTTTAGATgttctgtttttcttttttccaaaaataaaaaaatagtataaaaGACAAGtttggttatttatttatttattttttttatttttagatttaaaaaaacaaacccaaaattttagaaaattttgaaacGACAAAATGACGATTTCTATGTTTTCACTTTGGGGCCATGGCACTTTTGTAGTTTTAAAGAACTAAATTCTTCTCTAACAAAATCCCACATGGCTTTGTCACAATCCAATGGTGGCTGAAGACTTCGTTTGTTGTCAACAAGTCAACAACATCAACATCCATCTTCATTGGCGGAATTTAGTTCATGAAAAAAGGGCACATGCcccaaatttattttttataaaaaatttagtagtatttttttaaaagataaaaaatagttcaattgacttaaatactttattatgacttaaaatatttaataagttTAATAAACAACACTCTTTTtatctttaagttcaaatataaaaaatgatatttttatttatttaatttaatattattttatattttactatttatttaatttaatttttatatgataaaaaataatagaatattcaataaatattaatattattgtatttgtataaattgataaaaaaaattcaataaatattataaattttaatatttgtccttctaacttcttttttacatattttacaggatatatattcaaatttttatataaaataataatgaaaaatcaaagaattgatacatttttaaGAGAAAGGCTAATATTTAtgaaggagaacatataatttttacaatatcaacacatgtagatagttcttctactttaatgaatcacgaaaaaagTGAAATATATCCTTCAAAAGTTTAAAAAGTTATATCTGGTAACTTTAACCTTAATTTTTTAGAACGAGATCTtgaaaaacggctttaaatttgaTAATATTATCCAAATAAGAGAGATGAAATTAGACGAACTtatcttaaataaaatttatatcaaaaatattttgacaattattttctatctagctctcccaaaattttgtttcaagttccgccatCTTCATGTTGTTCACGTTCATAACTATGACTCTATGAGTTATGAGAATTATTATTCTTCTTATGATTGGTCATGTTACCATTAGATATTTTCCTTCTCTATTTAGCACTAAGAGTTAGACCTATAAAGtaaggatatttttttatttattgtgattttttatcttaataaaaaaaattagacataTTTNNNNNNNNNNNNNNNNNNNNNNNNNNNNNNNNNNNNNNNNNNNNNNNNNNNNNNNNNNNNNNNNNNNNNNNNNNNNNNNNNNNNNNNNNNNNNNNNNNNNNNNNNNNNNNNNNNNNNNNNNNNNNNNNNNNNNNNNNNNNNNNNNNNNNNNNNNNNNNNNNNNNNNNNNNNNNNNNNNNNNNNNNNNNNNNNNNNNNNNNNNNNNNNNNNNNNNNNNNNNNNNNNNNNNNNNNNNNNNNNNNNNNNNNNNNNNNNNNNNNNNNNNNNNNNNNNNNNNNNNNNNTATGTATTCACATATTTTATATCTTATCATGTCCTGTATCTATACTAGTGTTTATAGAACTATCCATTTTCTCCTTTGATGCTTGAGACTATTTATTATTCAATTTTTCAATCAATGGCGGTGTTCAACAGGATAAACATGACAAAAAGTTGGAAAGATAATCAGATTTGGTTGAGTAACAACTAGTGACTGACACGGGAAGGTTGTTTAGTGTCATGATTGATTTATGGCGAGCGGTGACTTTGTTGTGACATGTACGTGCGGTGGTGTGAAAAGTGAAAACTGAAAAGAGAAAAGGGTAGGTGGGGTGTGAAAAGATAAAAGGGTAGGTGGGGGCAAGAAGCAAGTGGAAAAGTGTATAGTAAAAgtggaaaacaaacaaaacaaaagtttTCAAACATTGGAAACTGAAAATGGAAATAAATCTTGAAGATATCAAATAGAAAACGAAAATTGGAAATGTTTCTTAAACTAAATATGCAAAAAATTTTTATGGTTTTGCCGTTTtgctaataataaaaatataattgattTGGTATCTAAAAATATTtgcttaatttattaaaaattaaaaaataatatttaattttaaaaatataaaaataaataattattaaatatttaaaacctACCATAACAAATAAGTTAAGCAAAAATTAGACATCATATTATAGACACTATAAAATTCACCATATTTCTAAACACAACCCAAACAAAAACACCTTAGGACGTGTTATCCCACACCATAATGACTCCGAAATTTGAGGAAACTCATAATGACCGTGGAGTAAACCCCTTCTACTGTCGAAGTGAGTATTTTACCAAATACACACCATCAGTGTTATACTTCCAAAATAACTTATCACTATTAAGCAATATCTTTAAAAGTGTTTGTTATTCCTCACACTCACTCCTATTGGAGGTTCCAAAACCAAAAAAGCCATCCAGAAAACCACTCTACACGGCTCCAAGTCTCCAACCCTTTCGATTTCAGATCATGCAAGGATGAGATGACTTGTTGCATAAGGCTTCATTCGCGATCGACTAATCTTCCCGGTGTTTTTTATGTAACAAGTTgctaatattaaaaaatatatattacgtGTATAGCCAAAAAAAAAATACTGAAAAAATGAAATAATTTTCTGTCTTTAATTCACACATAAAGACAAATACAAAAGAGAAACTTTTCT is a genomic window of Arachis ipaensis cultivar K30076 chromosome B06, Araip1.1, whole genome shotgun sequence containing:
- the LOC110263229 gene encoding potassium transporter 5-like; the encoded protein is MGLLYSELVQGIPPIFPHLIASVSSIHSVLVFVSIKAIPVSRVALEERFLFRHVEPREYRMFRCVVRHGYKDGLEDPIEFESQLIQNLKAFIQQESFMLTEGADVAESSDQMALKEAEAQVLQEGTKVRSANSSSRIIPNNNNQGIVSRASSDPIVHVAPNKSSTFSDPPIQGAEDEVKFIDKAMEKGVVYMLGEAEVVAQPNSSFLNKIVVNYAYSFLRKNFRQGDKLMAIPRKRLLKIGMTYEI